The DNA segment CAGCCAAGGTCTCTGTCATCGCTTCAGGGCTGTTCGGCTCCATCTCCGGCAGCGCCATCGCGAATACCGTCTCCACTGGCGCCTTTACCATTCCGATGATGAAAAAGGCCGGGTTCAGACCCCATGTGGCGGGCGGCATCGAACCGGCCGCCTCCATCGGCGGCATGTTCATGCCACCGATCATGGGAGCCGGTGGTTTTATCATGGCGGAACTCACCGGCGTACCCTATTCCACCATCATGCTGGTGGCGATCTTCCCGGCCCTGATGTACTTCTTCAGTGTCTTCGTCATGGTCCACTATGAAGCCAAACGCTTCAATATCGTAGGTGAGAAGTCGAAAGAGAGCGCCAAGGAGATTCTCAAGAAGGAGTGGTTCTACGTCCTGCCGTTGGTGATTATCACCATCTTCATGCTGCTCGGTTACTCACCCGGCTACTCGGCCATCCTGGGCGTCGTTTCCTGCATCGTCGTCAGCTGGTTCCGCAAGGATACCCGCATCGACCTGAAAGGCTTCCTGGTTGCCTCACGCGCCGGCGCGGAATCGAGTCTGAAGATCGGCGCCACGGTCGGCGTGATCGGTATTATCATTGGCGTACTGACCTACAGCGGCCTGGTGCTGACCTTTGCCGATATCGTCATCGAACTCGCCGATGGCAAACTCTGGCTGACCATCCTGTTGATCGCCCTCGCCTCGCTGATTCTCGGCATGGGCGTCCCGGTCACCGCCGCCTACCTTATCACTGCGGTGGTGGCGGTACCCGCACTCACAGAATTGGGGGTCAATCCCATCGCCGCCCATATGATCGTCTACTGGCTGTCACAGGACTCCAACATCACGCCGCCAGTCTGTATCGCCGCCTTTGCCGGTGCCACCATTGCCAAGGCAAACATGTGGAAGACCGCTTTCACATCGTTTAAATTCGCCAAGTTTCTCTACCTTGGCCCCTTCCTGTTCGGCTATGTGCCCGGTTTTTCGTTGGACGGCTCAGTCAGGGATATCGCAGTCACCTTCATACTGATCCTCATCGGCACCTACGGCTACGCCTGGTTGCTCAGTGGTATCTGGCTGGACTGGTTCAAAAAATCACCGGTAAAGACCTGAAATAAAGAGATCCGAATATGCCACACAGAAAACTCCCCCGGATCGGCTACAACAAGATCCTCTATGTCACCGATCTATCCGAAGAGGGTCGCCTGGCCTTTCCCCATGCCGCCAGCCTGGCCAATATCTACGCCGCAGAACTGACCGTGTTTCATGTGGTGGAATCCCGCGAGTTCGAAAAGTTTCTCGAAGGCTACTTTAATGAGGAGCTGTGGAACGAGATCAGGAACCGCAATGTGGAAGAGGCGAGAGAGATCCTGGTCAAGCGCAAACGGGGTGATGCCTCCATCAAGGACGATGTCCAGCAGTTCTGCGAAGACACCATGGAGAACGACGAAAATGAATCCTACGTCACCTACGATGTGATCGTGGATATAGGCGAGCCAGGCGACAGAATCGTGGAGAAGGCACACTCCGGCGGCTACGACCTGGTGGTTATCGGCAAGCGCGGCCGTGGCATATTACGCGGCGGCCTGATGGGGGACACCGCGCGCCGAGTAATTCGCCACTCCAAGGTGCCGGTGATGGTGATACCTATTGAGGAATGAACTGGATCAGCCATCAGACGTCTACTTGTCAGCGCGAATCACTCAATTCACGACTCACCGCAACATCGATGTAGTTGGAAGTAGTATGGGGGCAATCGATCGGCTAGAATTGCTTGTTTCAACCCCATCCTAGTCACGAGGAATCCCAACGTGTTTCGCGAACAACTGAAAGTCCTTGACTGCACCATTCGAGACGGCGGTCTTATCAACAACTACCATTTTACCGATAATTTCGTAAAGGCGGTCTATCGCGCAGCCTGTGATTCCGGTGTGGATATTATCGAACTGGGTAAGAAACTCGCCGTCAGCGAGGAGTACAGTCACGATAAATTCGGCAAGTGGAACTTCTGTGACGACGATGACCTGAAAATGATCATCGACTCCCATGAATGTGAAAATCCCCCCCTGGTGGCTGTGATGTTCGATATCGGCCGGGTCGATTTCAGTAGCTTGAAACCCAGGGACCAAAGCCCCTTCGACATGGCACGCGTGGCCTGCTATGTACCCGACATCGACAAGGGGCTGGATCTGGTCAAGCGCTCAAAGGATATGGGGTATGAGACCACCGTCAATATCATGGCCTGCTCTGCCGCCATTCGTAGCGAATTGATCGAAGCCCTCAACCAGGTTGAAGAGACACCGGAACTCGACTACCTCTACCTGGTCGACAGCTACGGTGCCTTCTATTCGGAACAGGTGACCGACTACCTCAATCTGTATAAAAAATATGCCCCGAGCAAGGAGCTGGGCTTTCACGCCCACAACAATCAGCAACTCGCTTTTTCCAACACCCAACAGGCCATTATCGACGGTGTCAATCTTCTCGATGCGACCATCAATGGCATCGGCCGCGGGGCCGGCAATTGCAACCTGGAGTTGCTGCTCAATTTCCTGAAGAATCCCAAGTTCGATGTGGAACCGATCTACAAGGCGATCCAGGAGGAGTTCGTACCTCTGCGCAACGAGATCGAATGGGGATTCAACGATATCTATGGCATCAGCGGCCATCTCAATCAACACCCCCGCGCCGCCATGAGACGACGCGCCGACAAGGAAAACTGCGATCGCTGCTACGATTTTCTGATCGAGCAGAGCCGCTTGGACGAAGGCATCATATCCTGATTGTCGTCGCCATCCACACAAACATCCCCGATATCTGTCGGGGAGTGCATAACACCTCGACCAACTTGGCGCAAACCTACGCGTACCTCTGATCGATAATCCAACTCATAAAATCCTTTCGCGCTTCATGATCTGCCTTGATCCACCGATAGCGTAACTTCTCAGCCGCACCATCGACTGACTGGGCGTGACCAACTGCATCCCTTTTCTTTCCAATAGTGCTGTATATATGCGCAGGCTATCGAGCAGGTTGGCGGCAAATCATTTGACTGCCGCCAACCGCAATTTCCAGATATAACCGGTCCCGCATGATGCTCAGGGTTAAAATGAGTATTTGGCGTCACCACCGAAGATATCACTCAGGTCGTATGCCGATGCACTTAACGGCAGCATAAGAAAAACGATAAAAAAACCGGTTCCCGGCAGTTTTTCACTCATATCAGACATGACTTGATCCTCCTCTTTACGTGGATAAGAGCTATCTAAATATGCGTGTTGTATTACGGCTAAAAAGAGAGACGATTTTCTTATCGGTTATGATGTTCAGAGATGCGCTGACTCTACCCCTATCTACGCCTGTCCAGGCACTTTAGATTCAGCCAGGCATTCACTTATCCATATGGTCGGGGTGCAATCAAGATCAACGACTATTTCCATGAACAATCTGAGGTTAAACAGGGCTTGATCACATGTCATTGCCATGCCATTACATTTATGCTGAGATAGAAATCTTTAATAATAGGCGGACCATGATCTGCACCCTCGCGCTGAACGGCATGCACCGGTCAACATCAGTTTCTCAGGCGTACTGGTAACTATCGCTGCACTCGAGCATTGCGGGTCTAGTGATCCTGCACAGATAACAAATAAACAACCATAAAGAGGAGACAAGCGATGGGACGTGTAGCATTAGTGACTGGAGGTACCCGCGGCATTGGCGAAGCCATCTGTGTAGCACTCAAGGATGCGGGTTACACGGTTTGCGCTAACTATGGCGGCAATGAAGAGGCAGCAAAGGCGTTCACGGAACGCACCGGCATAGCGGCCTACAAGTTCGACGTCAGTGATTTTGATTCGGTTGAGGCAGGCATTGCAAAGATCGAAACAGAGATCGGTCCCGTTGATATCTTGGTCAACAATGCCGGCATCACCCGCGACGGCACCATGCATAAGATGAACTTTGATAAGTGGGACAAGGTCATCCAGACCAACCTGGCCTCCTGTTTCAATACCTGCCATGCGGTGATCAACGGCATGCGTGAGCGGGGCTTCGGACGCATCGTCAATGTTGGCTCAGTGAATGGCCAGGCGGGGCAATACGGTCAGGTCAACTATGCCGCGGCGAAATCGGGCATCCATGGTTTCACCAAGGCCCTGGCCCTTGAGGGCGCCACCAAAGGCATTACCGTGAATGCCGTGGCACCGGGTTATGTGGCGACCGACATGGTGCGCGCCGTACCGGAGGATATCCTGGCGAAAATCATCAAGACGATTCCTGTTGGCCGCCTGGGAGAGCCGGAGGATATTGCCCGTTCCGTACTCTTCCTGGTTGCAGACGACGCAAGCTTCATCACCGGTTCGACCCTATCGGTCAACGGCGGGCAACATATGTACTGAGTAGTTTCTGCGAATGGACGTCAATCACCACAGATGAAACGCAAATTAGTTTAAAGATACTGAACAGTCGGTAAGCGTGTTGCCATTTAAGTGTGTAGGGTGCGGCTTGCCGCACCATTCTTCCGCAACGCTACTGCTCAGAGAGTTCCTTCTCCAATTGCTGGCCGAGCTGCTTGGGGGATCCAGTGTGCTTGGCCAGTATATGGTAGGCGACAGGCACGATATAGAGGGTAAACAGGGTGGCGGCAATGACACCTGAGAGAATCACCGTACCTATGACAGTGCGTGTCTCCGAGCCCGCACCGGAGGAGAGCAGCAGGGGAAGCGAACCGGCGGCCGTGGTGATGCCGGTCATTACAATGGGACGAAAACGCACATGGGCCGCTTCCAGCAAGGCATCGCCGAACGCCTTACCCGCATCCCTCAACTGATTGGCGAATTCAACGATAAGGATACCGTTTTTGGCGGCCAAGCCTACCAGCATGATCAATCCGATCTGGCTGTAGATGTTGAGGGTCTGGTCGGTCATATAGAGACCCAGCAAGGCCCCCGCCATGGCCAATGGCACGGTCAACATGATAACCAGGGGGTGCAGCCAACTCTCGAACTGTGCCGCCAATACGAGATAGACCACCACTACGCCGAGGATCAGCACAAACACAACGGAGCTGCCCGCGGTCTTGTAGTCCCGGGACTGGCCCTTGTAGTCGATGACGGCATGCGCCGGAAGGTGTTCACGGACCAATCCCTCGAGATATTTCAGGGCCGCTCCCAGGGCCAGACCCTGTTCCAGGTTGGCCTCGATAGTCAGAGAGCGCACCCGATTATAGCGGTTCAGGCTGATCGAATCGGCGACCTCCCGCAGGGTCACCAGATTTGACAGCTGCACCAGATGCCCACTGGTTGTGGAGCGAACATAGAGATGATTCAGATCTGTGGGTGTGCGTTGATCGCTGCGCTCACCTTCAAGAATGACATCGTACTCCTCACCCTGTTCGATATAGGTCGTTACCTTGCGTGAACCGAACATGGTCTCGAGGGTACGACCGATCGTTTCCACGGTGACGCCCAGTTCGGCCGCTCGATCATAGTCGATCTCCACCTTCAGCTGCGGCTTGGTCTCCTTGTAGTCCCAGTTGATCCCCAGCAAACCGGGATTGTCGCTCTCTATCTCCTGCAGCAACCTGTCCCGCCACTGTGCCAACTCGTCGTAGGTACCACCACCGATGACGAATTGGATCGGTTTCTGAATGCGTCGGCCAAATCCCTGGCGCATTACCGGAAACGCCTTCACACCGGGAAGGTCGGATAGGTTCTTACGCAGCTCTTTCATGATCGTCCAGGCGCTACGGCGGGAGTTCCAATCGTTCAAGACATTGATGACGATACCGCCGTTGAAGATAGCAAAGTTACTGAAGCGCCGGGGTGCCCGAACCAACAGGCGGGTGATTTCACCGGACTCCACGTAGGGCATCATGCGGCGCTCGATCTCATCCATGTAATCCTTCATATATTCATAGGAGGCGCCCTCTGGACCGTTGACGATCAGGTAGAAGGCACCCCGGTCCTCTTTCGGGGCATACTCATCCGGTATCTGCTGCAAAAGCCAGTAAGCCATGGCGACGATGCCGGCAAACAGTAACAGCATCAGCCAGGCATGGCGCATTGCCACATGCAGGGTCTTGATATAGAGATCCCGGATGCGCCCAAACAGCCTGTCTACCCAGCGACTCAGACTCACCCTGCCAACCTTGCCCGAAGGCAGGATCTGGGAAGCCAGCATCGGAGAGAGGGTCAGGGCCACCAGACTGGAGAAGCCAACCGCGGCGGCCATGGTCAAGGCAAATTCGGCGAAGAGCCTGCCGATATCTCCACCTAGAAAGGCGATGGGAGTGAATACCGAGACCAACACCACGGTGGTGGAGATCACTGCAAATGCAACCTGCCTGGCACCACGGAAGGCCGCCACCAGGCGCGTCTCACCATACTCCTCCATGCGTCGATGGATATTCTCCAGCATCACGATGGCATCATCCACCACCAGGCCAATCGCCAACACCAGGGCCAGCAGGGTCAATATATTGATGGTGAAACCGAGTATCAACAACACTAGAAATGTGGCGATAAGGGAGACCGGCACCGCCACCGCCGGCACGATCATGGCACGCACGCTGCCGAGAAAGAGGAAGATCACCGTCACCACCAGGAGGATGGCGATAAACAGGGTTTTGTAGACCTCGCTGATGGCATTCTCGATGAATACTGAGCTGTCGAAGCTCTGCTTTATCTCCATGCCTTGCGGCAGGGTGGCATTGATCCGCAGCCTCTCCTCTTTTGCCGCCTGGGCCACAGCCAGGGTATTGGCGGTCGACTGCTTGACAATGCCAATACCGACCATGGGCACGCCATTGCCGCGAAAGAAGGTACGCGTCTCATTGGCCCCTTTTTCCACCCTGGCCACCTCACCCAGCCGCACCAGGTAGCCATCATCGCCCCGGGCGATAACCAGCCTGGCAAAGTCGTCCGCGGTGTGGAAGGTACGGTCGACACGCACCGTGAAGGCCCGGTCCACCGAATCGATGCTGCCTGCGGGCAGTTCCAGGTTACCCGCACGCAGGGCCTGCTCCACATCGGTGACGGTCAAACCCCGTGCCGCGAGGGTCTGTCGGTCGATCCAGATTCGCATGGCAAAGGTCTGGCCGCCTCCCACCCGCACCCGGGCCACCCCATCCAGTACCGAGAAGCGATCCACCAGATAACGCCGCGCATAGTCGGACAGCTCTGGCACAGTCATCCGGTCGCTGACCAGATTCAGCCACATGATGACGTCCTCATTGCTGTCCACCTTTTGGATCTCCGGTGGTTCAGCCTCCAGCGGCAGGTTATCCAATATGGCGGAAACACGATCACGCACATCATTGGCGGCACCATCGATATCCCGCTTCACATCAAACTCGATGGTCACCACCGAGCGTCCATCCTCGCTCACCGATGAGATAAAACGTATCCCTTCGACACCGGAAACACGATCCTCGATCAGTTGGGTGATACGAGTCTCCACCACATTCGCTGCTGCACCTGGATAGAGGGTCTCAACGGAGACGATCGGTGAATCGATATTGGGGTATTCGCGCAACGGCAACTGATCAAAGGCGACCAAACCGAAGGCAATCAGTAACAGGGAGAGGACCGAGGCGAAGACCGGCCGTCTGACAGAGATGTCAGATAGGATCATGGCCCACCCTTGGTGGCCTTGACCAGGGGCTTGAGCAAGGCATCGATGGCGATCTTGCCTTTCTGAACGCCTTTGATACGCACCTTGCCATCGTGCTTCGCCTTATCCGTTCCATGGGTGATGACCCGCTCCCCCATCTGCAGCCCATCCACCACCTCCACCTCGCCAGGCCGACGCGATCCGATGGTGATTTTCCGTTTCGCCACCCGATTCTCACCACCCTCAACCACGAACACAAACTGATCATTGCCCTTAGGCATCAGCGCTGCCTCCGGTATAACCAGGGTTCGTCGGGGATTGTGCAACAACTCGACGGTCATCAGCATACCCGGCTTCAACAACCGCTCCGGATTGGCAATCATGGCACGCACCAGGACTGAACGATTGACCGGATCGACACGACTGTCCACGACCTTCACTTCACCATTGAAGATTCGATCCTGGTAGGAACGGCTGCGGGCGCGAATCAGCAGACCCGGTTGCAGATCGGCAAGATAGACGGAGGGCACCGCAAATTCCAGCTTCATGCTCGCGTCATCGTCCAATGTAGTGATCGTGTCACCGGTCTCCACCAAGGCACCGACACTGATGTTGCGCAGTCCTACGACACCTGAAAAGGGTGCGTTAATGAGCCGATCCGCAAGCCTAGACTGGATAGCCGCCAGGCGGGCACGCGCGGTATCCACTTCACGTCGCCTCAGGTCGAGCAGAGACTGAGCCTCTATGCCCTTGGACTCGAGTCGACTGACCCGATTAAATTGACGCTTGGCCTCATTCAGGTTGGCTTGGGCCTCCTGCAACAGGGCATGCTCCTCGCGATTGGTCATCTCCACCAGCACCTGACCTGCTTTGACCCGTTGGCCGTCATCAAAATGGATCGCGGTTACCGTTTCCGTGACATTCACGGTCAATTCAACCGACTCATTCGCTTTAAGCGTACCCAAGGCCTCGATACGTTCAACAAACTCATCCTCGATGACTTCTGCAACAATAACCAGGGGCCCAGGCTTCTCCGCAGACCAACCGAGCGTGGAGATGGACAATAACAGCAGCATACATAGCCAGGCGTATTTCGGATTCGGTTTCAGTTTGCGGTTTGCCGGCGCGACAGGTCGGTGTCTATTCACTATATCCCTCGGCGGGAGCGGGTTATGGGTAATGAGATCACAAGCATTTTGAATCTGATGTTGCTGATCGAGTTCCATGACACTACACATTAATCGGATTGTTCCGGTGAATTGGATTCCTTGATTAGGATATAGTGATAGTCGTCCATGGAGTAGCATAATATGCGTTTCGCAACATCACTGCTTTCAGAATCAATATAACCCGCTCCCTGTTGGGTATCGAACCCAGGCCAAATGTTCCATTGAAACCCATCGTTTATTGAGCAAAAAAGCCGCCAGCCCTCACTCCATACGAGGATTTGCATACCGGATTTGAGCAATAGACGATTCTTCAGTCAATTGCCCCAGATCATTCAGATATACAATTCTCAGGGTATGCTAATGCCCATAGTTTATGTGCGGGCTTTATATGGCACAATCTGATTTTATTACTCTGATGACATAGAATTCGAACGATGACGACCGGATGGCTAGTATTCACAGACCTTGATGGCACGCTGCTGGATCACAATAGTTACGATCATCGAGATGCAGTTCCCGCACTGCGTAAGTTGAGAGAGCGACAAATTCCAGTCATCCTCGTTTCCAGCAAAACCCAGGCTGAACTTGCTGTTTTGATACAAAAACTTGGACTCGAAGGGCCGATGATCGGCGAGAATGGGTCTGTCATCATCTATCCCGGCGAACCCCCGCAGATCGCTCCTCCGGGCTATCTGCAAATCCGGGACTATCTAGTCGACTCTCGCACAAATCCCAACTACGGAACCCTGGGATTTGGCGACATGACCGTGGAAGAGGTCATGGAAGCTACCGGTCTGGAACACGATATGGCAAAGCTTGCCATGCACAGACTCGGCTCGGAGGCATTTTTCTGGCAAGGTAGCGAGGCCGATCTGAAGCAGTTCCGGCAGGACATCGCCCACATAGGTTTACGACTCCTAAAAGGCGGCCGCTTCTACCACCTGCTGGGTGACACCGACAAAGGCAAGGCAGTAAAATATGTGACCAGACATCTGAAGAAAAAAGGACAGGCAGTCACCAAAACCATCGGCCTTGGTGATAGTGACAACGATCGGGAGATGCTGCTCGCAGTCGATATTCCGATCATTGTCCGCAAGCATGATGGTACTCATATCATTCTTGAACAACGACCTGATGCCATAATCACCGATCTGCCCGGCCCTGCGGGTTGGAATCAGGCCATTCAAAATCTATTACAACAATCTGAGACCTGAGCATGGCTGATTTCTTTCAAAACGGCGGCATCACCACCCTGCATCGACTGACTGACCGCCCGCTCGAAGAGATGGAGCAGGAACTCGCCGAATATGTACAGAAACGCCCCATCGGCCTGATCCTGCCCAGTCTCTACTCCGAACTCTCAGGCCCTGCACTCTCCATGATTCTGGATGAGCTGCAGCATGCGGAATATATCTCGCACATCATCATCGGGTTGGACCGGGCGGATGAAGCGGAATTTCGCCATGCCCAGGACTTTTTTTCCAGATTACCGCAACGGACCCATCTGCTATGGCAGGATGGACCACGCCTGCGCGGCCTTGACGATGAACTGCGTGAGCGGGACCTCTCTCCACCGGAACCGGGCAAGGGTCGCAATGTCTGGTTTTGCCTGGGTTACGCCCTGGCCATAGAGGAACTTACCGCGGTCGGTCTGCACGACTGCGACATTGTCACCTACCAGCGGGATCTGCCCGCCAGACTCTTCTACCCTTTGGTCCATCCCAACTCCAGTTTCGAATATGCCAAGGGCTACTATGCGCGGGTCAACCTGAACAAGCTCGGCGGCAGGGTCACGCGACTGTTCGTCACCCCGCTGATCCGGGCGTTGCGCATGATGGTGGGTCCCCTGGAGTACCTGGACTTCATGGACAGCTTCCGCTATCCATTGTCGGGGGAATTCGCCATGAGCATGGACCTGGCATCCCAGGTGCGCATTCCGAGCGATTGGGGGCTCGAGGTGGGTCTGCTGTCCGAAGTCTATCGCAACATATCCAGACATCAGATCTGCCAGGTAGACATCGCGGACCAGTATGATCACAAACACCAGGATCTATCAGCGGAGGACCGTGATGGAGGCCTGGCGAAGATGAGCCGTGATATCGCCAAATCCTTCTATCGCAAAATGGCGACAGAGGGCATCCAGATGAACCAGGCCTTCTTTCGCAGCCTAAAGGCGGCCTATCTGCGCAAGGCCCTGGACATGGTGGAGATGTATTATCACGACGCAACCATCAACAACCTCAAATTTAATCGCCATGCCGAAGAGGAGGCGATTGAGGTATTTCAACAGAGCATTGTCGAAGCCGGCCAGGCCTTTCTCGACAATCCCCTGGAGGCCCCGTTTATCGCCAATTGGAAACGCATCCTCTCCGCAATGCCCGATTTCAACGATCGACTCTACCAGGCCGTGGAGGCGGATAGCCAGAACTGATCCGGAACCGCCACCTGCTTGGATAGCGGGGTGCCTAATCAAACTCAGCCGCTATTTACCGGCTTCCTGGAGTTTTGAGTGAATGAGTTCGCTTCGCTCACAACTATTTATGAAACAGACATCTAAATATGGCGCGGTCAATCGCAAAGCACCCGCCTTTACAACTCAAAACTCAAAACTAATAACTAAAAACTCTTCAGCTGTAGCAGCCACACCACCTGGTAGGGTCTTAGCCGCAACCCATCCTCATCCAAATCCGGGACATTCTGCTGTAAGGCGTCATGCCATCTGGTTGTTCGATCATCCAGCCGGGGCAAAGTGATAACAACAGTATCGGCAGTCAAGTTGTGGATAGCCAGCACTCGCTCACGGCCATCCAGACTGCACCGCTCCAAGCCGAATACACCGTCCCGCAGATCCAATACCTGTTGCGAGGCATCCGGGTGGAAGGATTTAATCCCCCTGCGCAAGCGCAAACGCCGGATATACTCGGGAAACACCCGCCCGGTATCCGTAAGCGGATTGTCGGCGAGTCTTTCAAGCTCAGCACCGTCCCACTTGCGACGATTGATGGCTCGGGTCATACCCGTTCTTTCGACCCCCACTGGGTCGTTTGCCGTGGCGGCCAGTGCATTGATATAGACTGCCGGTATCCCTCGCATAGCGAGCGGGATGGTCTGGGAGAGCATAAAACGCGCTATGTGCCAGGGATCATCAGGTCTATCGGCGCAACGAAAGGCATCGAAATAGCTGATATTCAATTCATAGGGCCGATCAGCACCCTCGGTAGTGGCGCGCATCGACACATAACCACCCAGTTTTCGCATATCATCCAACAGTTGATTGACCTCCTCATCAGGCACCAAACCCTCCAACGGGCGTAGACCGACACCGTCATGCGATGCGGTAAAATTGAGATAGGTACAGGCATCGGGCAGGGCCTCATTCTCCAGTGACCGGGCCCACGGCGTCAGGTATTGCGTTGTCTGTTGATGGATGGCGTGCAGAATCAATGGTGGAAGACTGAACTGATAGACCATATTGGCCTCGTCACCCTTGCCGAAATAGCTGATATTCTCCGCGTGCGGCACATTGGTCTCAGTCAACAGGATCGTGCCAGGCTCGAGCAATTCCACCAAGCTACGAAACAGCTTTACCACCTCATGGGTCTGCGGCAGATGGATACAGCTGGTGCCTATCTGCTTCCAGACAAAGGCCACCGCATCCAAGCGAATTGCCCTGGCGCCACGCCGAATGTAGTCAAGCATAATATCGATGATCTCGAACAACACATCGGGATTGGCGAAATTCAGATCGATCTGGTCATTACTGAAGGTTGCCCAGACATGTTTGATACCCTCCGGGGTGCGTACCAGACTCAGCAGTGGGGAGCTGCGGGGACGCACCACCATTGAGAGATTCTCGTTGGGATCGACCTCCATGACATAATCACGGCCCGGCTCTTCGTTGTGGATGAAATTGACAAACCACAAGTGCTCGCGGGATATGTGGTTCAGAACCAGATCGAACAACAATGAAGCCCCATCCGCAAGCGCCTCGATATCGTCCCAATCACCCAATTGAGGATTGACTGACCTGAAGTCGGAAACCGCAAATCCGTCATCTGAGCTGTAAGGGAAAAACGGCAGTATATGGAGCAGATTGAAGACCCCGTCCAGGCGCCGATCAAGAAATGATTTCAAGGCGGCAAGAGGCGTCATGCCAGGGTATTGCACACTATCCCCATAGGTTATAAGGACACAGTCATTTTCGTCCCAGCGTGGCTGACCCCGGCGTTGTCCCTGGCGAAGCTCGATATGCCGCTTGAACAGGTGATGCAGTCTGGGCAGAAGCTGACCAGCCCTCTCTTCACCATACAGCGATTGAAGATGGCCAAGCATGCGTTTATCGAATTGGTCGATGACACTATCCTCTAGTTGCGAACCAACGGATGGTTGAGATGTATTGATCTGCACAGTTTCGGTGCAATACTGATAGGGCAGTTTAAGTGATCACTAACAAAAAAAACTTTTATGGCCTTTAGGTCATAGAGACCGACTATATTCAATATCTCTTAAGTATAAAAGTGTTGATGTATATCAACACATCTCTATAAAACCATCCCTTTATCCTGCTACTTTTAAAGAATAACAATTAAAAAAATCACCCATTGCACACCAAGGAGACCAACATGAGGCTTGAACACACCGACACAGCCAACCGCCCAGATGCGGTCCAGGCTAACAGGACCATAGAAGTAGAGGGTCGACTGATCGCCATCGATGATGAAGGATATCTCCTCGACTTCGACGACTGGAGTCCGGCGGTGACAGAAGCCCTGGCAGAGGCCGATGGTGTAAAACTGACCGATGAACATTGGTTGTTAATCGATTTTCTGCATCGCTTTTACGAAGAGTACGAGATCGCACCGGAGATCCCCATCCTGGCACGCAACCTGTGCAAGGACCAAAACGACTGCCGCTGGACCAAACGCTATATAGAAACCCTGTTTCCCGGCGGCGCAAAGATGGCATGCCGTTTTGCAGGTCTTACGAGACCTGTGGGTCGCAGTTGCCTGTAACTGGATAGCTTTT comes from the Candidatus Thiodiazotropha sp. CDECU1 genome and includes:
- a CDS encoding sugar phosphorylase, which gives rise to MQINTSQPSVGSQLEDSVIDQFDKRMLGHLQSLYGEERAGQLLPRLHHLFKRHIELRQGQRRGQPRWDENDCVLITYGDSVQYPGMTPLAALKSFLDRRLDGVFNLLHILPFFPYSSDDGFAVSDFRSVNPQLGDWDDIEALADGASLLFDLVLNHISREHLWFVNFIHNEEPGRDYVMEVDPNENLSMVVRPRSSPLLSLVRTPEGIKHVWATFSNDQIDLNFANPDVLFEIIDIMLDYIRRGARAIRLDAVAFVWKQIGTSCIHLPQTHEVVKLFRSLVELLEPGTILLTETNVPHAENISYFGKGDEANMVYQFSLPPLILHAIHQQTTQYLTPWARSLENEALPDACTYLNFTASHDGVGLRPLEGLVPDEEVNQLLDDMRKLGGYVSMRATTEGADRPYELNISYFDAFRCADRPDDPWHIARFMLSQTIPLAMRGIPAVYINALAATANDPVGVERTGMTRAINRRKWDGAELERLADNPLTDTGRVFPEYIRRLRLRRGIKSFHPDASQQVLDLRDGVFGLERCSLDGRERVLAIHNLTADTVVITLPRLDDRTTRWHDALQQNVPDLDEDGLRLRPYQVVWLLQLKSF
- a CDS encoding TusE/DsrC/DsvC family sulfur relay protein, producing MRLEHTDTANRPDAVQANRTIEVEGRLIAIDDEGYLLDFDDWSPAVTEALAEADGVKLTDEHWLLIDFLHRFYEEYEIAPEIPILARNLCKDQNDCRWTKRYIETLFPGGAKMACRFAGLTRPVGRSCL